One segment of Mycolicibacterium sp. YH-1 DNA contains the following:
- a CDS encoding DUF4012 domain-containing protein — protein sequence MAADDEPQRFRWLTHPRRRNLVWTGVVAIVAIVAFGCWLGISARDAKSNLEQARNSAQQAKDALLQGNAQDASQHADAAQAHAQAARDAAHSLPWNVASVVPWLGSPFKTGQQITDVVLGLAADVLQPSAHAGAALSPDRLLQGNRVDIQTLRDQEPVLSGLSEAAAQLDVEASAIAEPRFMSALGDARTQLQGQTSELAHLLENTALAARIAPTMMGADGPRKYFMGFQTNAEARGTGGLLGGFGVLRFDDGTATVDDLGPNTELVGAFKPIDLGPEYEQQYGFTNPFSDVRNSNLSSHFPYTAQIWKSMWAQQSGMNVDGVIAIDPIALSYILGAVGPVTMPDGELVTKDNVVELTESTAYARFPTDQTARKEYLQGIANEIVKKMTGKKVESPRKLLDALGKAVGERRIAVWDSTPAVQEALELTPLAHAIPEDAAPYAEVVINNLGGNKMDYYLEREIEYAADGCSGDTRMSTVTIRLKNAAPTTPLPDYVAGSTGLLPDIPIAVPSGTMVSSVRLVATSGAKLVSAVANNEKVPTFTSMERGHPSFEVQVAIPPGKSGELTFRLSEPTSPGAPRVPIQPLVSSVAPVISVPECPR from the coding sequence TTGGCCGCGGACGACGAGCCTCAACGGTTCCGCTGGCTGACACATCCTCGGCGACGCAATCTGGTGTGGACCGGCGTCGTGGCGATCGTGGCCATCGTGGCATTCGGATGCTGGTTGGGCATCAGTGCACGTGACGCGAAGTCGAATCTGGAGCAGGCGCGCAACAGCGCACAACAGGCAAAGGACGCGTTGCTTCAGGGGAACGCCCAGGATGCCTCGCAACATGCGGATGCCGCGCAGGCCCACGCACAGGCGGCACGGGATGCAGCTCATTCGTTGCCGTGGAACGTCGCCTCAGTGGTGCCATGGCTGGGCAGCCCGTTCAAGACAGGTCAACAGATAACCGACGTGGTACTCGGACTGGCAGCCGATGTCCTGCAGCCCTCCGCGCATGCTGGCGCGGCGCTGTCACCAGACAGGTTGCTGCAGGGCAACCGTGTGGACATCCAGACGCTCCGCGACCAGGAGCCCGTGCTGAGCGGCCTGTCCGAGGCTGCCGCCCAACTCGACGTCGAAGCCAGCGCGATTGCCGAGCCCCGCTTCATGTCGGCCCTCGGTGATGCTCGCACGCAGTTGCAGGGCCAGACGTCTGAACTCGCTCACCTGTTGGAGAACACCGCCCTCGCCGCTCGCATCGCCCCGACGATGATGGGCGCAGACGGCCCCCGCAAGTACTTCATGGGCTTTCAGACCAACGCTGAAGCCCGAGGCACCGGAGGACTGCTCGGCGGCTTCGGAGTGCTCCGGTTCGATGACGGCACTGCGACAGTGGACGACCTCGGACCGAACACCGAACTCGTCGGGGCCTTCAAACCGATTGACCTCGGCCCGGAGTACGAACAGCAGTACGGATTCACCAATCCGTTCTCCGACGTTCGGAACAGCAATTTGAGTTCCCACTTCCCTTACACAGCCCAGATATGGAAGTCCATGTGGGCGCAGCAGTCTGGGATGAACGTCGACGGGGTCATTGCCATCGACCCGATCGCTCTGAGTTACATCCTCGGTGCGGTCGGTCCAGTGACCATGCCAGACGGCGAACTCGTGACGAAGGACAACGTCGTCGAGCTGACTGAGTCGACCGCCTACGCCCGTTTCCCGACGGACCAGACGGCGCGCAAGGAGTATCTGCAGGGCATCGCCAACGAGATCGTCAAGAAGATGACCGGGAAGAAGGTGGAGTCGCCGCGCAAGTTGCTCGACGCCCTGGGCAAGGCTGTGGGCGAACGACGTATCGCCGTGTGGGACTCCACCCCGGCGGTCCAGGAGGCCCTGGAGCTGACGCCACTTGCGCATGCCATTCCCGAGGACGCCGCACCTTATGCCGAGGTGGTGATCAACAACCTCGGAGGCAACAAGATGGACTATTACCTCGAGCGAGAGATCGAGTACGCCGCCGACGGTTGCTCCGGCGACACGCGAATGTCAACAGTCACCATTCGCCTGAAGAACGCCGCACCCACCACTCCCCTCCCGGACTACGTGGCCGGTTCCACGGGCCTTCTCCCCGACATCCCCATCGCGGTCCCGAGCGGCACCATGGTGTCCTCGGTACGGCTCGTTGCCACCAGCGGCGCCAAACTGGTTAGCGCTGTTGCCAATAACGAGAAGGTGCCGACGTTCACCAGCATGGAGCGCGGTCACCCCAGCTTCGAAGTGCAGGTGGCCATTCCACCCGGCAAGTCCGGTGAGTTGACCTTCCGCCTGTCCGAGCCGACATCTCCAGGTGCTCCGCGCGTTCCGATTCAACCCTTGGTCAGCTCGGTCGCTCCCGTGATTTCGGTGCCCGAATGTCCGAGATGA
- a CDS encoding polysaccharide biosynthesis tyrosine autokinase — MKLQDYAKVLRNRWITVAVTILVTVLGAVAYTLMTTPVYEANTRLFVSTSTGGSSGADLYQGNRLSQERVISYAELLKGETLAQRTIDKLDLDMSAQQLRGNTKAKAKPDTVLIDVGVLDESPVRARDIANALSDEFVVMVRELETEEDGAKPDARVVVEQRASIPAHPVSPKKLRNLVGGIGLGVLLGVGLAFLRDLLDNTAKTRETVEDITGVGLVGSIPLDKERRKHAAISFSSDNSPIAEAFRKVRTNLQYLAVDNPPRVIVVTSSMPTEGKSTTAINIALALAEAENNVVLVDGDLRRPMLHNYLDLVGSVGFSTVLSGRASLSEALQKTSFPGLTVLTSGAVPPNPSELLGSLTAKKLLSELRADFDYVIVDSTPLLAVTDAALLATSADGVLVVARYGQTKRDQLRHAIASLKDVDASLIGAVFAMIPARGNSSYGYGYYGEDSTQRPSARRIDSDDASDAEPPASPEKVAHSQTAEAGTSE, encoded by the coding sequence TTGAAACTTCAGGACTACGCCAAAGTGCTGCGCAATCGGTGGATCACCGTAGCCGTGACGATCCTGGTGACGGTTCTGGGAGCCGTCGCCTACACGTTGATGACAACTCCGGTCTATGAGGCCAACACGAGGCTCTTCGTGTCCACCTCCACGGGCGGTTCGTCGGGGGCCGACCTCTACCAGGGTAATCGTCTCTCGCAGGAGCGAGTCATCTCGTATGCCGAGCTGCTCAAGGGAGAGACCCTGGCGCAGCGCACCATTGACAAACTCGACCTCGACATGAGCGCGCAACAGCTCCGAGGGAACACCAAGGCGAAGGCTAAGCCCGATACCGTCCTGATAGACGTCGGTGTCCTTGACGAGTCACCCGTGCGGGCACGCGATATCGCCAACGCGCTGTCCGACGAATTCGTCGTGATGGTGCGCGAACTGGAGACTGAGGAGGACGGCGCGAAACCCGACGCCCGCGTTGTCGTTGAGCAACGCGCGTCGATTCCCGCGCACCCCGTCTCACCAAAGAAGCTCCGAAATCTCGTCGGCGGCATTGGCCTCGGAGTGCTCCTTGGTGTTGGTCTCGCGTTCCTGCGCGACCTTCTCGACAACACCGCCAAAACCCGAGAGACCGTTGAGGACATCACGGGCGTCGGACTCGTCGGCAGTATCCCGCTCGACAAGGAACGACGGAAGCACGCGGCGATCTCCTTCAGCAGCGACAACTCGCCGATCGCAGAGGCCTTCCGCAAAGTCCGAACGAATCTGCAGTATCTCGCGGTCGATAATCCGCCGCGTGTGATCGTCGTGACCAGTTCGATGCCGACCGAGGGAAAGTCCACCACTGCCATAAACATTGCACTGGCTTTGGCGGAAGCCGAAAACAACGTGGTCCTCGTCGATGGCGATCTGCGGCGGCCCATGTTGCACAACTACCTTGACTTGGTTGGGTCGGTCGGCTTCAGCACCGTGCTGAGTGGGCGCGCATCCCTGTCCGAGGCACTCCAGAAGACGAGTTTTCCGGGCTTAACAGTCCTCACCTCGGGCGCGGTTCCGCCCAATCCAAGCGAGCTACTCGGTTCGTTGACAGCGAAGAAGCTGCTAAGCGAACTCCGGGCAGACTTCGACTACGTGATCGTCGATTCGACACCGCTACTCGCTGTTACGGATGCTGCCCTGTTGGCGACCAGCGCCGACGGCGTCTTGGTCGTGGCGCGATACGGTCAGACCAAGCGCGACCAGCTCCGGCACGCCATCGCGAGCCTCAAGGATGTCGACGCATCCCTGATCGGTGCAGTCTTCGCAATGATTCCGGCCCGTGGAAACTCCTCGTACGGTTACGGCTACTACGGCGAGGACAGCACACAGCGGCCGTCTGCACGTCGAATCGACAGCGACGACGCAAGTGACGCCGAACCGCCCGCATCACCCGAGAAGGTGGCGCACAGCCAGACGGCGGAAGCGGGAACGTCCGAATGA
- the gmd gene encoding GDP-mannose 4,6-dehydratase, with protein MPKRALITGITGQDGSYLAEFLLNKGYEVHGIIRRASTFNTSRIDHLYVDPHTPDAKLFLHYGDLSDGARLVTLLAELKPDEIYNLAAQSHVRVSFDEPEHTADTTGSGTVRMLEAVRLSGINARFYQASSSEMYGATPPPQHEDTPFYPRSPYGAAKLYSYWITRNYREAYGLFAANGILFNHESPRRGETFVTRKITRAVAAIKAGRQDYVYMGNLDAVRDWGYAAEYVEGMWRMLQVDEPDDYVLATGEGFTVREFLEIAFAHAGLNWQDHVRFDERYLRASEVDSLIGDATRAREKLGWVPTIHGRELARLMVDADIDALEHAGQPWIDNVRLESWGTAAAPVGS; from the coding sequence ATGCCCAAGCGCGCGTTGATTACTGGAATCACTGGACAGGACGGCTCATATCTAGCGGAGTTCCTGCTCAATAAGGGCTACGAAGTGCACGGGATTATCCGCCGTGCCTCGACGTTCAACACCTCACGTATTGACCACTTGTACGTCGATCCGCATACCCCGGACGCCAAACTCTTCTTGCACTATGGCGACCTCAGCGACGGTGCCCGGCTGGTCACGTTGCTCGCCGAACTCAAGCCCGACGAGATTTACAATCTCGCTGCTCAGTCGCATGTGCGGGTGTCGTTCGACGAACCCGAACACACTGCCGACACCACCGGGTCTGGGACCGTCCGCATGCTCGAGGCCGTGCGGCTGTCTGGAATCAACGCGCGTTTCTACCAAGCATCATCATCGGAGATGTACGGGGCTACACCCCCGCCTCAGCACGAGGACACGCCGTTCTATCCTCGGTCGCCCTATGGCGCAGCCAAGTTGTACAGCTATTGGATAACAAGGAACTACCGCGAGGCATACGGTCTCTTCGCCGCCAATGGAATCCTGTTCAATCACGAATCACCCCGTCGGGGCGAGACTTTCGTGACACGAAAGATCACCCGTGCGGTGGCCGCCATCAAAGCCGGCCGGCAGGACTACGTCTACATGGGAAACCTCGATGCCGTACGTGACTGGGGCTACGCCGCCGAATATGTTGAGGGTATGTGGCGAATGCTGCAGGTCGACGAGCCCGACGATTATGTTCTCGCCACCGGGGAAGGATTCACAGTTCGGGAGTTCCTGGAGATCGCATTCGCGCACGCAGGCCTCAACTGGCAGGACCACGTTCGGTTCGACGAGCGTTACCTTCGTGCCAGCGAGGTGGACTCGTTGATCGGGGACGCGACGCGAGCCCGCGAGAAGCTGGGTTGGGTACCCACCATCCACGGCCGGGAGCTGGCACGGCTCATGGTCGACGCCGATATCGACGCTCTTGAGCACGCGGGACAGCCCTGGATCGACAACGTGCGGTTGGAGTCGTGGGGGACCGCCGCTGCGCCTGTAGGTAGCTGA